The Anopheles moucheti chromosome 3, idAnoMoucSN_F20_07, whole genome shotgun sequence genome contains the following window.
GACAAGCTTTCAGGATTGTTTGAATGGCAATAGAAGTATTCTGTTCTTAAATGTTCTTTATTTTCCGTAACTCATCTGCATTTGACAAAAAGGAACCTATCAAAATTACACCTATCTTCCGCAACACTTTGCACACGTCCACGTTAACTTCCCAAAGCCCGCAGTGTTCGTTACGCTGAAGGAAAAGGTTACCTCATATTAGGCTCAGTGTCAGAGGAGTGTTTGAAgcatagacaaaaaaaaatcctgagAGTCCTTGACCATCCATCATTCATCGATTTTGTACACCAAAAAATGAGGACTGTGTTGGAAAGGCTGTAGATATACACTCTCGGTCTTTTTATTTGGACTTTAAAGTATGTTATAATTTGCTCGATGTTTAATAAGTACGAACGAGGGGAGGGCAGGGTCTATAAATACTCTTCTTTTGCGTTCGACTTCTTGCTGAAATATGCTATTCTCTGACCGCGGGAAACACATCGAGATTGTTCCCAAAATTAGTATAGTTTTCGTATGTGTTCGTTTGTGATTCGTAAAAAGGTGTGTCTGTGGCTAAACGTACGAGAATCTATATGAATGCGTACCTCTATTCTGTAATGGAGCTCTGTGGCACTACACGAGGAGTACCCCTACATTGTTGTTGTACTTGGCTTGGGCAGAGGAAACAAAACTTAACTCGGAGTGGGTATATGTAACTATGAATTTAGGCACCATTTAGAGTTCGTCTATTTAGAGTACACGGATTGTGGTGTCTCCCTGAATTCCTGTCTTGTCCCGTGTCAAGAAGTAGTACACATTTCCTAGCTAACATCACCGCCCAACAACTATCAGGAATATCAATTTTTTTAGTGTATAGATGCTACATCGAATAACAtcgatagtttttttttgtcgtgcaaaaaaacaacaagttaAAGAAAGTCGGCATTTACGTGGCATTTTGTAAACTTGTAGGAATATTTATTCTTTCTATAGATAGATAGCACCACCTGTAGTAAACGACTGGCTGGGGGGAGGGCGCATTATTTCTTTAGCCGACAAATCATgatgtaccttttttttcaaagctGTATATCCGACGAAAACCAAAAAtggacacgcacacacaacattTAGCCGAGCCTTAGAAGCCAAACAACACTTACGTAGTGTCGCTTTGTGTAATAAAGAGAGTGCGACTTTTGCTATTTATTATTAGTTGCATGTTAACCGCGGCGCACAAGCCGATCGTTGTTTTTGCATCCATTCCTGATTATCATTATAATGCGATtcaagagtgtgtgtgtgaatgttgcACTTGAAAACAAAATGCCGCTTTTTAGCATATGTGCTTTTTCAGTTCCTGTGTTCCTGTTGTCCAATAGCAGTGGAATTAATTTCGTACTCAAAGTGTGACTTAAGAATTAAATAtgataaccttttttttgcaaaacgacTGGTGTATCGACttctgcatacaaaaaaaaatcttccagcAGTATCGGGTTCACCCTATCTTTTCCTCCCTTTTGAAGATTCTTAAATTGTTCATTACGCAATGGTTGATTGAACCGTGCTGAAGCCATACGAAAGAGaagtaatataaaaacaaacacacaatccGTTCCTAAGGATACACAACAGCTTTGCCTTCTAGCCGGGATAGAGCTCTGTTTGCTGGATGGACGATGATCCTCCTTTCTGCCGTCGATCGTTTTTGCAAGAAGCCAACACGTACACATCATTCGCCGCTACATGCGAAGCACACTTTTATGGGATGGGCTTCTCCTCTGGGATGGCGGTTGGCGTTGTCACGGAACTGCGACGTTCGTCATTCTGAATATCAGACAAGCTCTGCACCGAGCTGGAGCGCGATGAAACCTTCGACTGCAAAAGGTAGGGAAGTCACAGTTGGCGTTCGGGTTAGTACAAAGAACCCCCTTTCTTTGCGCGATCGTTTTACAGCCGCTTACCCGAACATTTTCGTACGCCGATCCGACACGTTCCTCAAACGACCGGAATGAATCGGACTGCTTCATCTCCGTCAACTTTTGGGTCATCTTACCCGCAATGCCACCGATCACAGATGTTGTCTTACCGGCTGTCGTTTTGAGCGCACTTTCCGTCTTTTGATAACTGGTGTGTcgatggaaaaagaaaagaaagggcAACATTTAACAATTAGACGCGTTacggaacaaaacaatattaatttttactGGTTTTACTACGTTTTACTTGGATATCTATGTGTACAACAGCTATACATAAGTATTACACATAGCAAATAAACAGTTAAATAAGTGGTTAGTTAACTAGTAAAGGAAAGCAAGCATGTTAGTGTAAGTACGAAACAGTGACTTACCCTCTCGATATCCTATTTTTTACATGcaagcgaaagagagaaaaatggAAGCTTATTGAACACACAATTTTAAGCTACACGTGTACTTATGTTTTAGTCAAATTTCAATAAATGGGTggtgatttcttttttaaaattattatagcATTTGtaacaagaaaagaaagtcGAAAAATCAAAGAGTAAAACTAGTAAGATTTAAACATTtaagcaaaccaaaacaatcTCTTCGTCTTTAGACGTTTACATTAACTGCACAAACATTGGTAGCAACATCGAGGCGAACGGTTGGGTGTTAGCGGACTGTACGGACTGTTTGTTAGTGCGTAAAATACACATATTATTGTATGTATGGATAATTTTGGCCACACAGCAGTATACGTGCAGAGTGTGTTGAGTTTGACTTTACTTACATCGGCGCACTTGTAACCACGGTCGTTATTTCTCCCACCTTCGTTTCGACGCTTTGATAACTTAAatgcaaacaataacaacaaaaaaataccgttgaaataaacgaaaaacagaacaaaacagtATAGACACCGCGTAAAGAATGTTGAacttaaaaaaaggaatatcttgaatattgataaaacaattttggaTTGCGAAATAAACGCAAATACAATAAGAGTGTAAATAACACTAGCAAGACATGCAGTGTTTTTGAAAGGTCAAGATAAAGTGCCAAATAAAAGTCTTGCTTTCGATTTCGAGGTTTCATTAACGTTGTCGTTCTGATCGTAGCCAGCACAAGAAAGCAATTACTTACACGTTGCTTTCTTTGACGTTCTTAAATCCTTGACTGACGTCGTCCGTGATTTCCTTCCACACGGTAATGCCTAGCTTGCGTTTCAGCTCGCTGGCATGGCGCATTTTGGACTGTAGCACCGTCCGCAACGTTGTTATTTCCTCCTCGACACGTGCCAGTTCCTGTTTTGGTAGGCGAAAAAAGGAGAATTATTAACGTAATCGTGAGGaaaatttactttatttagtatttttttatcgaAGTTACCTGACTCCATTCTTCACGCTGCGCTGTTTGCTCTTCAGCTGATAGGCCGGAAAATTCGTTCGCAATTTCGGCTGAGCTGATCGATCCGACCGGAGATGCATCGGACAATTTGCCAGAATTGTCTGTAatgggaagagaaaaaaacaaccccaaatTAGATCTCTTTAAACACCACATTAGATGTATGGCAATAATACTTATCAATTgatcaataataaaataattgttgGGGACAAAAGGTATATTAAACGATCTTCTTGTATCACAGGTATATTCAGCTTCTGTGAACTACCCTCAGCTTTACACTGTTACAATTTTGTTTCGTAGTGAAGAGAAGCCACAAGAAAAACTGTTTAACCGTGAAGTTTTGAAAAGGCTTTCACCATTCCATTTGTACACATTATTGTCACCGTGTACTTTGAAGTGGTTCGCTTGAattgaagtttcaccaaactTCTGCaccttttttatattcttttcCTTACGtgcttttaatgtgttttt
Protein-coding sequences here:
- the LOC128305958 gene encoding tumor protein D52 isoform X2, whose product is MEETSYNSGKLSDASPVGSISSAEIANEFSGLSAEEQTAQREEWSQELARVEEEITTLRTVLQSKMRHASELKRKLGITVWKEITDDVSQGFKNVKESNVYQKTESALKTTAGKTTSVIGGIAGKMTQKLTEMKQSDSFRSFEERVGSAYENVRSKVSSRSSSVQSLSDIQNDERRSSVTTPTAIPEEKPIP
- the LOC128305958 gene encoding uncharacterized protein LOC128305958 isoform X1, which gives rise to MRVGEDDLPSLEYIEDPYIPKLDPNCFTPSLDEVYDIDEDDGLIGHEEQHWSDETERYLRSLTLDQILGVPSDDEDIDPTSEVELQTVETEFNPPLSSDEGEASEQPASVGRSPARDPAERLGFGICFEPVGKEATPPSSPLRPGGAVRNMLASRLLLGSGATNRRIRALFNRRKIRDVRVTFIDFSKPYLARISSGDNYKSFLNIGSRSNLGLFFSLPITDNSGKLSDASPVGSISSAEIANEFSGLSAEEQTAQREEWSQELARVEEEITTLRTVLQSKMRHASELKRKLGITVWKEITDDVSQGFKNVKESNVYQSVETKVGEITTVVTSAPIYQKTESALKTTAGKTTSVIGGIAGKMTQKLTEMKQSDSFRSFEERVGSAYENVRSKVSSRSSSVQSLSDIQNDERRSSVTTPTAIPEEKPIP